One stretch of Nitrospiraceae bacterium DNA includes these proteins:
- the rsmH gene encoding 16S rRNA (cytosine(1402)-N(4))-methyltransferase RsmH, with amino-acid sequence MDIVHLPVMLREVVMLLKPEPGGVYVDATVGLGGHTEEILKYLGEGRIIGIDRDEEALSKSMSKLNDKRLVLKKGKFSEITKLVNETGAGKVDGILFDIGTSMFHLKTPERGFSFLSDEPLDMRMDKTQELTAQYIVNKYSEAEITDILWEYGEERLSRKIARWIVENRKKKKIDTCLELANLVSRAYGGRGRIHPATRTFQALRIAVNDELNELKKGLDSSEGILKKSGRLCVISYHSLEDRIVKNFLRDKSKQGVFNILTKKPLAPSYVETKSNPSARSAKLRGAEKL; translated from the coding sequence GTGGATATAGTTCATCTCCCTGTTATGTTGAGGGAGGTGGTTATGTTGCTGAAGCCAGAGCCTGGGGGGGTATATGTTGATGCAACAGTCGGACTCGGCGGACATACAGAAGAGATACTCAAATATCTCGGAGAGGGCAGGATCATCGGAATTGACAGAGATGAGGAAGCCCTTAGCAAAAGCATGAGCAAGCTGAATGACAAAAGGCTTGTCTTGAAGAAGGGAAAATTCTCAGAGATAACCAAACTTGTCAATGAAACAGGAGCAGGGAAAGTTGACGGAATATTGTTTGACATCGGGACGTCAATGTTTCATCTGAAAACTCCAGAGCGAGGTTTCAGTTTCCTTTCTGATGAGCCTCTTGATATGAGAATGGATAAAACACAGGAACTGACAGCTCAATATATTGTTAATAAATATTCTGAAGCAGAGATAACAGATATCCTGTGGGAATATGGCGAAGAAAGATTATCCAGAAAGATAGCAAGATGGATCGTGGAGAATAGAAAGAAGAAAAAAATAGACACATGTTTGGAGCTTGCAAATCTGGTCAGCCGCGCATATGGGGGAAGAGGAAGAATTCATCCCGCAACAAGAACATTCCAGGCCTTAAGAATTGCAGTAAATGATGAATTGAATGAACTTAAAAAAGGGCTTGATTCATCAGAAGGAATTTTAAAAAAAAGCGGTAGACTTTGCGTTATTTCCTATCATTCGCTTGAGGACAGGATAGTTAAGAACTTTCTGCGTGATAAAAGCAAACAAGGCGTATTTAACATTTTAACAAAAAAACCTCTGGCTCCATCATATGTGGAGACAAAGTCAAATCCCTCGGCAAGGAGCGCAAAACTCAGAGGAGCGGAAAAATTATGA
- the mraZ gene encoding division/cell wall cluster transcriptional repressor MraZ produces MPAFSGKYYYTLDPKGRIIIPALFREIISANYSSKLYIVNSAFDKCLNIYPSEEWARLEEKVRSMPKMDEAVKFFMRRVIASAVEAEIDKQGRILIPAAHREDSSISSDVVIVGQIEKIELWDRKEWDAMVDPSKIDKKAVEERLVGYGL; encoded by the coding sequence ATGCCTGCTTTTTCAGGTAAATATTATTACACACTTGACCCAAAGGGCCGAATAATCATACCTGCTCTTTTCAGGGAAATCATTTCTGCTAATTACAGCTCAAAACTTTATATTGTTAATTCTGCATTCGACAAATGTCTGAATATTTATCCTTCAGAAGAATGGGCGAGACTTGAAGAAAAAGTAAGGTCAATGCCGAAGATGGATGAGGCAGTCAAATTTTTTATGAGAAGGGTTATTGCATCTGCTGTTGAAGCGGAGATAGACAAACAGGGAAGAATACTTATTCCCGCTGCCCACAGGGAAGACTCCTCGATCAGCAGCGATGTTGTTATAGTCGGCCAAATAGAAAAGATTGAGCTGTGGGACAGGAAAGAATGGGATGCAATGGTGGATCCTTCAAAGATAGACAAAAAAGCTGTTGAAGAAAGACTGGTTGGTTATGGTCTTTAG
- a CDS encoding metallopeptidase family protein — protein sequence MFAEKAVETLPEEYKKYFTNITIFVEDYPGKEENHGLKRGELLLGQFSGVPYPEKRSFFAVIYPLPDKITLFQRNIESICSSEQELMRQIQQTLIHEVGHYFGLSEKKLREYED from the coding sequence ATGTTTGCTGAAAAGGCAGTGGAGACACTGCCTGAAGAATATAAAAAATATTTTACTAATATCACGATTTTTGTAGAAGACTATCCGGGCAAGGAAGAAAATCATGGTTTAAAAAGAGGCGAGCTTCTTCTGGGACAGTTCAGCGGCGTGCCGTATCCTGAGAAAAGAAGTTTTTTTGCAGTTATATATCCCTTGCCTGATAAGATAACTCTTTTTCAGAGAAATATTGAGAGCATTTGTTCGAGTGAGCAAGAATTAATGAGACAGATACAGCAAACTCTTATTCACGAAGTAGGACATTATTTTGGATTGTCAGAAAAGAAGTTAAGAGAGTATGAGGATTAA